From a region of the Stegostoma tigrinum isolate sSteTig4 chromosome 25, sSteTig4.hap1, whole genome shotgun sequence genome:
- the LOC125463403 gene encoding galactoside alpha-(1,2)-fucosyltransferase 2-like, giving the protein MYEFGHMLYREENDKLTFIQWNFSKHSADVTTVEMTTNLTNCLTNEDYESFKAIRSSKGMWTIIPSGRLGNLMGQYATLFALARLNRKQAYIFPSMANSLSQTFKITLPTIHQEAEAKIPWQNYHISDWMDERYKNILGDHVKFFGYPCSWTFYHHIREEILHEFSFHEFVTKEINLYLRKITAQHQNVTYVGVHVRRGDYIQVMPQVWKGVIADRNYLENAMAYFRDKYKDVIFIVTSNGLDWCRKNIDASKGDVYFVGDGNESKPQRDFAILAHCNHTIMTIGTFGYWAAYLAGGEVIYLTNFTLPGSPFLKVFKYEAAFLPEWIGIAADLSPLLNHSLNF; this is encoded by the coding sequence ATGTATGAGTTTGGCCACATGCTTTATCGTGAAGAAAACGATAAGCTCACATTTATTCAATGGAACTTTTCCAAACATTCAGCAGATGTCACCACTGTAGAGATGACCACCAATCTCACAAACTGCCTCACAAATGAAGATTATGAGTCTTTCAAAGCCATCAGGTCTTCCAAAGGCATGTGGACTATCATACCAAGTGGGAGGTTGGGCAACCTCATGGGACAATATGCAACATTGTTTGCTTTGGCCAGATTAAATAGGAAACAAGCCTACATTTTTCCAAGTATGGCAAATAGCCTGTCTCAGACATTCAAGATTACTCTTCCCACAATTCATCAGGAGGCAGAGGCCAAGATCCCTTGGCAAAACTATCATATTTCTGACTGGATGGATGAACGGTATAAAAATATCTTAGGAGACCATGTTaaattctttggatatccatgTTCTTGGACGTTCTATCATCATATTCGAGAAGAAATCCTGCATGAATTCTCTTTTCATGAGTTTGTCACAAAGGAGATCAACTTGTACTTAAGAAAAATAACAGCACAGCATCAAAATGTTACTtatgttggtgttcatgttcGAAGAGGAGATTATATACAAGTTATGCCACAGGTGTGGAAGGGTGTCATTGCAGATAGAAACTATCTGGAGAATGCTATGGCCTACTTCAGAGATAAGTACAAGGATGTTATCTTCATAGTGACAAGCAATGGATTAGATTGGTGTCGTAAGAATATCGATGCCTCCAAAGGAGATGTTTACTTCGTAGGAGATGGCAATGAATCTAAACCACAAAGAGACTTTGCTATACTTGCTCACTGCAACCACACCATAATGACCATTGGCACATTTGGATACTGGGCTGCCTACCTTGCTGGTGGGGAGGTCATCTACCTCACAAACTTCACTTTACCTGGCTCACCTTTCCTTAAAGTGTTTAAGTATGAGGCAGCCTTCCTGCCAGAATGGATTGGGATTGCTGCTGATCTGTCACCTCTTCTGAACCACAGCCTGAACTTTTAA